Within Telopea speciosissima isolate NSW1024214 ecotype Mountain lineage chromosome 8, Tspe_v1, whole genome shotgun sequence, the genomic segment caggatctcaacatagactacgctagccaaattttgggttcctcattggctagcctggatagggcgtcgacggcggcgttctcatccctgggaactcaaaccatctcgaacttcacgaaaccctcgatcaatgcttgagcacgtgctaggtatgatgccatcctatcatctttcgcctcatactctccattcacctgattcaccacgagctgggagtcgctccgggtggataggtgtgtgacttggatggctctggccacccggagtccagctagtaatgcctcgtattctgcttcattattggatgcttggaaggtgaatcgaagagcatattggatacaaAATCCTTcagggctggttaatatgagaccAGCGCCTCTTCCCGTCGCATTACTCGACTCGTCCatgaacatgtcccacgatccgtgatccttctcttcgggctcccctgttttttattcgatctcagacagggtacactctactatgaaatctgcaagagcctggcctttgatggttgtccttggttagaacctgatgtcatgctcacttaactccaccgcccatgctatcaaatgcccggagacgtctggcttgtgcagtatcttcttcagaggtagatctgtgaggactatgatggtatgggcttggaagtatggtcgtagcttcgtGGCTGctattaccaatgcataggctaccttctcgatcctagtgtacctggtctctgcatcgatcagaacatggctgacgtagtagatgggcctctgaactttgtcttcttccttcagcagtactgcgctgaccgcgacaggggtggcggccaggtagagctgcaactcttcgttaggttctgatcgcccaagcagtggtgggctctctaggtactccttcaattctccgaacgccttctggcactcttccgtccatgtgaaatctttagggcttcagaggttcttcaacgttttaaagaatggtaagcacttatcacctgatcgtgacacgaacctggaaagggcggcgacccttccattcaacctctacacttccctgaccgtccgaggaggtgccatctcttggatggccttgatcttggatgggttggcttctattccacggactgagaccatgaacccaagGAATTTTCtagacgttacaccgaaggcgcactttccagggtttagcttcatctggttcctcctcagtactgtgaatgcttcctctaggtcggtcaggtgttggttggcgtggatgcttttcacaagcatgtcatccacatatacctccatgttgcgcccgatctgctcctcgaacatcttgttgaccatcctctgataggtggcccctgcattctttaacctgaacggcatgacgttgtagcagtagttctctttgtccatccggaatgcggtgtaagactcatcatcctcatacatgaggatctggttgtatccgaagtaggcatccatgaaactcagcatctcatggccgacggtggcgtcgatcagtaggtcgatcctgggcagtgggtactcatcttttgggcatgccttgttcaggtcggtatagtcgacacacatcctccacttcccacttagctttggtaccatgaccacgttggcgagccaggttgggaacttctcctttctgatgaaccctgatcggcttaacttctcgacctcctccttgattgctgcttgtcggtcgagggcgaagttacgccgcttctgttgaacgggcttcctggttgggtcaacatgtagtcggtgttccgctatggaaggTTGTATTCCcagcatgtcggaggtcgaccatgcgaagacatccatgttcgcttggaggaggtgtccaagcccttctttctgttccttgcttagcagcgagccaacctgaacgaccttggaggggtcatcccagctgaggggccatgggatgaggtcttccactggccttccccttctctctctgtcagttcatctctctggtcactgaccatgctctctaggcagagtgccattccacgggtgttaccattgttctttttcatgaaggtggcgtagcactcccttgctttcttctgatctcctcgaactttgcctaccccattctcggtggggaacttcatcttcaggtgaagtggctatatgactcctctaagggctgtcagagatggtcgccctaggaggtcattgaaggacaccacggacttaactaccatgaaattcaccatgatagttacttgttgagggtgtaccccgaaggtgacgggtagttctatggtacctctgatggaggcggtggcacctgagaatccatggaggtaagtgggctctggtttgagctaatcgtccccgaacccaaactgtcgataggcgtccaaggagagtacgtcaacagatgcccctgtgtctatcagtaccctgtgtacaggtcggttggctacctccacctgtactaccagggcatcttcatgcgggaagtttagtccttccaggtcttcatccgagaaggagatcaccgccccggtcctggctatcttgcttggcttctctgccactcccatgaacctgcatgagctttagcttttctggtggactcttgccccggtcctccaagtatggtgaggataggaggtcccttggtgccactaggctctgttgcatctctccgctcttctgggcggtctctctctctatctgttcttctttcttctcatctcggttccactctatctccgtcgcgacctctatctccttggcctgagcggttgtcacgtctccccttcacatacttgttcaagcttcctgctcttaccagttgttctatctctctcttcaattgatagcactcctctgtgttgtgcccattctctttgtgaaagagacaatatttgttagggtttcgcttctctggtcctgctagcataggccgtggccaatggagtaggtcacggtcctggatctgcctgagtatctgggacctggtggtgttcagcggtgtgaactcaggggtgcttgccctctcacttctctctgggcggcggtctgtcctcctagatgggcggtcgctcttctcttgtcgacgctttgtcctcgacctcttaccctctttgcggtcatcaggtgctaacctcttgttgtcctgtggcttggtctcgattattttcgttctagcttgtagtacctcggccatatttgcaaactcgttgcaccgctccaggagctctttcatagtcctggtctcatgacgtgccaggtccttaaTCAAGTctaggtccctaatacctcctgctagggctgcatgctgtgtctggtcatctaagtctcgaacctccagggactccttggtgaacctggtaacgtattccctgagagattccccagggttctgtaccacgttcagtagattgacggtggtcttcttctgcttgacgctgctttggaagcgagtgacgaactgttcgcatagctctgcgaacgagcatatagatctcggtcgtagtctggagaaccatgatgtggctgctcccttgagggatgcagggaatgccagataagagaccacgtccgacccaccatacaacGTCATCATACcgttaaagtagttgatgtggtcattagggtcagtggtaccactgtagagttcaaaggtgggtagtcgaaaccttgAAGGTaacgtggctgacatgatctccgtcgagaatgggtgttgtccaggtatggaatgtgtctcgcctttggtctgcttcttcagcccttccagcttctcatctaggtcgcggagtcttcgattgagctcctcgtcccgtgtctgtccctcacACCTGGCTGGACGTTCactgcgaccccgttcacgctctctcctggatgtcccctcccgccttgagtgttggcgggatggtgaatggtcatgccgtgatgaaCCTTGTAGTGAGGGTGAGGGGCTTTTcgctctgtaggtccggcttcatcgtggtatgtgaccttcaaGTCGttcgtcgaacacagacctccggactgATCTcagcgggctagacaccctcgccctgggtgttggcgtccttccacgttctgaccgtggctagaggtctcttgttctcctgggatgctgggaaggctccccccgctgcggagtgggggtcgCCAGTTGCGCTATTCTCTCTGAtctcacgcccctgggagatgatctcctagggttcggctcttgtcgaggtacggactccacccttgctgatggcgaCATCCTTCGGTggtgagacgtcgcacgctgtgtcaagtattctcgaaagagtcgttgttcatcgagaaTCTGTCATTGCAGGTCGTTGATTTGACCCACAGTGGTTGGAGcgttggggtcaggtatcacctccaccaccacatcgtctgcctcgtcattattgggctcgtcgaccacaaactggtcattaagggggatctcttcctccagagggacatggtcctggtcattggctctacggcgagagcactctgggggtggtgatccattccttgctccgttgttggtggtggtagtcttccttcgtgccattgaatgaatatggaagcgagctagtagctgtaatggctagcttcgttcccacagacggcgccaatctgttgcgtcaagaaatcgtcggacggtcctgcgagtgccgtcacctgcaagtggaccaaggggtcaacagagagaaccggtgtggttccggcctggggctctccgatgccaaagttagatctcctgagcaaacagatgaatagtgattattcagtatgagtttagatgtcccctgatggggttgtgtaccttgccttttatagtagtgtatggcggtgtggagagtcccaatttgatggcgattgtgccgttgagtggatagaggccctgggtaacggggctctatcctgattgaccaTCTCCCCgcaggagggagtgtcctagtggtatcaagatccatggtggatagatacccacgTGTGGTGATAatgtcattggtgcttgaatccgtctaggtgacgtgacttctaagcggtggcctagagtcctggtggtgacatgagtctgtagcgatacgatcgggtcataggtgagtagcccccacctcacgtctgtgcccacgatgctgtgcctgggtgcaggccgcacCTGGGCGAGAGGCCGTgtctgggtgtggccacgccttggtgaggccgcgcctgagtggtggcctcgcctgggtgcaggccgcgcctgggtgaggccgcgcctgggtgtgtggccgcgcctgggtggggccgcgcctgggtgagaggccgccaGGGTGttgccgcgcctaggtgaggcctcGCCCGagtggtgaggccgcgcctgggtgaggccgcgcccgggtgctgggaccccggttcgttccccttggttctggagcgggttgccctgtgacacgtggcggccgctgattggcctgatgaatattggatgtatcaaatCCTTAACCGCAACTCCGCTGCGGCGTTCGCCGGTGCTAGGGTTCGTCAAAGTAAAGAAGATAATGGAGAGAGAAATGAAAGGGGAAAATGGGTTGGACTTTCGTTATTtgggtttcaaatttcaaaaattaatcAGGTCGGGTTCATCATAAACTTAGGGTGAGAGAGGACGAAGGGACCATTTTGGGTTAAAGAAGCCGTTTGCTATTTTGGCCGTGGGATCCTGTCCTGTCCACGTGGCAGAATCCTAGATGGatgctggacgctccagctcccgccaaccacggcaggacaggagccaaatccttGTTTTTCTTGGGTTCTTCATCTATTCATTTATTATCTGATGTACTCTCCCTTTTGTTCTTTAACATATTTACTATTTAGGCATAATTTTTTGCAATGGGTGAAAATATTCGTTTTCTTGGGTGATAAAATCGTAAATGAGATATAAATATTCCATTCTAACCCACAAGTTATTCGATTTTTTACTTACTACCCTATTAGATAATTTTTGTGTTCAACACCTCCTTGAGGTCGACTTCTATAGAAGGATATTCGCAATGACATTCTGTTAAAATATATTTCTAAAATTTAACAAATCATTACATATATGGATATCGTATTGCACAACTTCAGGAATATAATTAAAGTCAGACATTATTACGGAAAGTAATCTTATAAGATTTTGTTTTACCAAAACTGATACATATATAAAAGTGGAATTACattcttgtgttttttgtttctaaTATGGAGGTTCAATCCAAAAATAATTCTCGGGAAACTCCCTGAAGCGTACATCACCATAATGACTAGTAGATTTGTAGTTTCTTCCAGCTTTAAAAGAGTAGAACCTTGGAGCCTCACCAGGCAGACAATAATAAATCCTATTCATCTTCACCCATTTTGTTCTCTTGTTCTTAGAAATCACAATCGATGTACTTGATGAACTAAGAAACAATGATTTATCTTGTAAGTTATGAACTTTGATCCAGTTCATCTCCGATCTATCTAGCTTGTGAACCAAAACCCAACCTGAACTGCATATAAGAACAAAAAAGAGCTCTCCATCATCTTCATCTCCCACCAAAAAACTATTAGAATAAGAGATAACTGGGGCATTCATTATCACCATAGGTTCTGAAAGAACACTCCATGATTGTTGATCAACATCAAAGGTTGCTAATCCACCACGAATGTTTGAGCAATAGAACTTCTTCTTCAAATAGACTACATCTTTAATAGGCGAAAACCCGTCACCGCCGGAGAAACTTTTCGAGCTCCAAACCATCTCTCCTTGTCTACAAGTGCTGATATTAACTTTATCAGGGAAACAACACAAAACGAAGAATACGCAATCAGGTGAAGTGGGCAATGAAGAAAATGTTGCAACATCGAACTTAGAATTCAAGTCAGGCAAGTCGATCCTCCGGTTGATAAAGGGTGAGTAGAGAAAGAATGAAGTAGTGGAAACGCAATCCGAACCCGAATGAGTGCGAGATAGTAAGAGCCAACCAAATTTGATACTACAAAGTTGAGTTTTATCATCAGCAGGTCCTTCAATGCCTTCAATTTTGATGGAGTAAGATTTCTTGTTCTTGGTAGAAGATGGGGCGATGAGTTCAGATGATGAAGTTAATTGGCCATAATT encodes:
- the LOC122672335 gene encoding F-box/kelch-repeat protein At1g57790-like; this encodes MAPRKTKTIQIEKFRCLRQKKKSKTEYRSWSDLPTEILEYIMSGLYLNDITTFHSICKRWRSIEFPPIQQLISYHPPLNHHQHHHHHHHHQIPWLMRSNSNYGQLTSSSELIAPSSTKNKKSYSIKIEGIEGPADDKTQLCSIKFGWLLLSRTHSGSDCVSTTSFFLYSPFINRRIDLPDLNSKFDVATFSSLPTSPDCVFFVLCCFPDKVNISTCRQGEMVWSSKSFSGGDGFSPIKDVVYLKKKFYCSNIRGGLATFDVDQQSWSVLSEPMVIMNAPVISYSNSFLVGDEDDGELFFVLICSSGWVLVHKLDRSEMNWIKVHNLQDKSLFLSSSSTSIVISKNKRTKWVKMNRIYYCLPGEAPRFYSFKAGRNYKSTSHYGDVRFREFPENYFWIEPPY